The Nitrospirota bacterium genome includes the window CCGTGGCGCTTGCTCAATCTCGTCTTGTCAGGGCCGAGGATCATGGGCAGATGGGCAAATTTGGGAACCGGAAAGCCGAGAGCCTGGTAAATGTGTATCTGCTTGGGCGTATTGTTCAGATGGTCATCACCCCTTATCACATGGGTTATGGTCATATCCACATCGTCTACAACAACCACAAAATTATACGTTGGTGTATTGTCTGAACGGAGGATGATAAAATCGTCAAGCTGCTCATTTTCATATACTATGTGTCCCCTTATAAGGTCATCCACAATGGTCCGGCCTGACTGCGGCATCCTGAACCTGACAGCAGGGGTCCTGTCAGGCGGCGGGGTTTTGAGGTCCCTGCACCTGCCGTCATACCTTGGAGTACGGCCTTCCTTAAGTGCCTTCCTGCGCCTCTCTTCAAGCTCCTGAGCTGTGCAATAGCAATAATATGCCTTTCCTTCCTCAAGCAGCTTCTCCACATAATTTCTGTAAACATCCAGCCTCTCGGTCTGCCTGAAAGGCCCCTCATCCCAATCAAGTCCGAGCCAGGTCATCCCCTCTATGATGGCCTCAATATACTCCTCGGTGGAACGTGTCCGGTCCGTATCCTCAATCCTGAGTACAAAGACCCCCTTGTTATGCCTGGCAAATAGCCAGTTAAAGAGGGCAGTCCTTGCCCCTCCGATGTGGAGGTAGCCGGTAGGACTCGGTGCAAACCTTACTCTCACGGAATCTTTATTCATTAATCACTCCTGTATCCGTCCTGCAATTTTTTTAACTCAGACTTGAACTGTCACCCTGACTTGAATTGTCACTCAGAACTAAACTGTCACCCTGAACTTGATTCAGGGTCTCAGTCCTTATATTCAGTCATTATATTTATAAGCTTACCTTTCAACATACCCCTCAACGAGTATGTCCTCACCTATTGTCCTTACCTTTATATCTTTCAACCTGTAGGCGTCTCTCAGGGATGCACAGGGGTTACCGCCAACAGCCGGGAATGAGTCCCTGCCACCTATTATCTTCGGGGCTATAAAAAAGACCACCTTATCCACCACACCGTCCTCAAGTGCATGAGAAGCAAGGGAAGAACCGCCTTCAATCATAACAGAGGTGACGTCCATTCCGCCAAGCCTCTCCATCAGCCACCGAAGATGGAGCCTCTTTTTATAGAGGAGTAATTTTACCCCTTTGCTTCTGAGTTCATCAAGCCTTTTTGATTTCCCATCACCTGTAACAATCACGGTCTGAGGAGGAATGTCAAGAATCCTGGCATTCTCAGGCATTTTCAACTCCGGGTCAATAACCACACGCATGGGATTTCTGGCCCCCCTGAACCTCGCAGTAAGCTCAGGGTCATCGGCCAGTACCGTGCCTATTGCAGTAATTACGGCATCAACAGAAGACCTCATTCTATGCACATACCTTCTCGCCCTCTCCCCTGTAATCCACTTCGACTCTCCCGAAGGCATGGCAATCTTTCCGTCAAGGGTCATTGCAACCTTGAGAGTCACAAATGGAACCCTCTTGGTGATAAACTTGACATAGGCCTCATTCAGCCTCCCGGCCTCATCATCGAGCACACCTGTAACAACCTCGATCCCGGCATTGCGCAGTTTCTTAACACCCTTACCGGAAACCTGAGGGTTCGGATCCTCCATTGCAACTACCACCTTTTTCACACCCGCTGCGATTATCGCCTTTGTGCATGGAGGCGTCCGTTTGTTGGTATGACAGCACGGCTCGAGGTTTACGTACAGCACAGAGCCCTTTGCCCTTGATCCGGCCTCTGCAAGCACAAGTGCCTCGGCATGAGGGGTTCCCGGCACCCTGTGAAAATCCTCGGCAATGATCCTGCCGGCCTTCACAATGATTGCACCAACCATCGGATTCGGGCTGGTTCTGCCTGCTGCCTTCTTCGCAAGCCTGATTGTTCTTCTGATATAATCCCTATCGGTCATAGAGGAAAACGGTCACAACTGAAGATAATCTATCCGCAGATTACGCAGATTTACACAGATTTTTCTACCGGACAATAAATAATCTCCAAATATCTTTTTTTGTCATTGCAAGCAGATTTTGTCATCGCTTTTGCTCTTCGCAATGACAATCAGGGCTTTTCTTATGAAACCATAAATAATATAACAAAAAAAGGGCCTTTCTTTCAGGAACGGAACACTTCCAGCGGTAAAAAACCTCTAATCACAGAACGGTTTAAATTTCGCAGCATATTTATGTGAATGGTGTACGGTGAAAATCAGTGCAGGATTGCTTCATCGCTAACGATCCACGCAATGACATTACGAAAACCTTTCTTGTCATTACAAGTCTTTTCTTGTCATTGCAAGTCTTTTCTTGTCATTGCGAGTCTTTTCTGTCATTGCGAGTGAAACGAAGCAATCTCAAAGCGTTATAAGTTCGCCGTGAATTGCTGGTCATATCGCTTCCAGCAACCATTTACCCCCGTATTTGGGTTATTATATTTTCATGTCCACTGAAGATTTAAACCCTTCAGCCATAGAGATTGATCTCCTTTCCGTTGAAGAGATCATCCACATTATGAACGAGGAAAACCTTGCGGCAGTGCAAGCCGTCAACAAGGCCGGAGACTCCATCTCCAGCGCTGTCAAGGACGCCGTCATCACGATCAAGTCTGGGGGAAGACTGGTCTACGTTGGGGCAGGCACCAGCGGCAGGCTCGGTATCCTTGACGCCTCGGAAATACCACCGACATTCGGCGAGGCCCCGGGAGTAATCAAGGCGGTCATGGCAGGAGGAGAAGCTGCGCTCACCACTTCTGTTGAAGGTGCTGAAGACAACAGGCTGGCAGGAAAACATGCGGTAGCTGATATAACCGCAAGGGACATGCTTTTGGGCATATCAGCAAGCGGAAAAACCCCTTTTGTGCTCTCAGCCCTCATGGAGGGAAAGGACCAGGGGGCCAGGTGCTGGCTTTTGACGTGCAATGATATTGAATATGACTTTCTTGACGGGGTAATAAAGGTTATAGTCGGCCCTGAGATTGTTGCCGGTTCAACAAGGCTCAAGGCAGGCACTGCCACCAAAATGGTGCTAAACATGATCTCCACCACTGCCATGGTCAAGCTCGGCAAGGTATATAAGGGCTACATGATCGACGTGGTCCCCTCAAACAGGAAACTGAAAGACCGCGCCGTCAGGATAATCATGGACCTTACAGGATGCAGCCGGGAAGAAGCCGGGACATTATTGCAGAGTTCGGGGGGAAATGCAAAGACAGCGGTGCTGATGTACCTGAAAGGCCTGGATTATGACAATGCAAGAAGGCTGCTAAATGAATCAGGGGGATCGTTGAGGAAGGCGCTGTTGTGAGGGGATTCGAGCAGTAATCCCGGATGTATAATTATCATTGAATAATTGGTCTATTTCTGTATATCATTACAAATATCATGATATACAGTTAGTTATTTATAAATAACCAGCAAAAAACTTGTCAAATATCATTTTATTCGTGTAAACTTTGGAGATATACAGAAATTCTATACTAACTGGTTATACAACTAAATCGATTGAAACTCTGTCATAATGGATGATAACTCAATATTAAGTAACCATACTCGAAAGGTTCGGAAATCGCTGTTAATTGCAAGTGTTATTGGGTATTCTATCTCTAAAATAGGCTTAACGATTAAGAAAGTATCATTATTTGGATCTGAATTTTCTATAACTAATCATGAAGCTATTCCTTTTATACTTATTATTATTACTACCTATTTGTTGATAACCTTTATAAGCTATTCGCTTTCAGATTACTCTTCCCATTATCGTAAGGGTAAGCGTGATTATATAGAACAAATTGTATCAGGTTCTATGCAATCGCGTGATGCTTTATTACATTCTTTAAGCTTATTGGAAAAGGAGATAATTAATCTTGAAAAGAAAATAAAGGGAATGAACTATATACCGCCAGACGGTAGAATCGAGATAGAAAAGGAGATTGAAAAAAAGAAATTCGAACAACAGAAATTAAACAATATATTGAGGTTTCATGAAACTAATCGCAAGTCCCTTTTTGATTATTTTACCTTTGCCAAGTTCCGATTAGTAATGGAATTAATCATTCCTATACTCGCAGGAATTATTACGATTGTATTTCTTATTTTTTATACAAATATCACACAGATAGATGGTAAGGAATTAAAAGGTAGTAGTGCAAGCACCATCAATAAGAGTGAAAATATAATAGAGAATAAAAGATAAAATGTATAACAATTTCATGGACTTGAACAGGCTACCACATATCCCTTTTTCAAGTCGTTCTAATTTTATGTTTATGTTGCTGTTTATCATAGTTATTAAGTTCCGCCTGTCAGTCATGATGACGTTAGAATGAAAAGAGTTTAAGGAGTTTTTATGGGGGAAAAAGTATCATGGTTTAACACTTCTAATGAACAAAGGGAATATTGGGAGCGTTTATGTCCTCCGAATGAGTATAGAATTTT containing:
- the gltX gene encoding glutamate--tRNA ligase yields the protein MNKDSVRVRFAPSPTGYLHIGGARTALFNWLFARHNKGVFVLRIEDTDRTRSTEEYIEAIIEGMTWLGLDWDEGPFRQTERLDVYRNYVEKLLEEGKAYYCYCTAQELEERRRKALKEGRTPRYDGRCRDLKTPPPDRTPAVRFRMPQSGRTIVDDLIRGHIVYENEQLDDFIILRSDNTPTYNFVVVVDDVDMTITHVIRGDDHLNNTPKQIHIYQALGFPVPKFAHLPMILGPDKTRLSKRHGATSVQAYRDMGYLPEALLNYLVRLGWSYGDQEVFTKEELIEHFSLEAIGKSAAVFNPDKLLWINSQYIKDSSPEYISELLIPFLEKEGLVKKEEEIDREWLKRAVITLQERSRTLLEMARSMRYYILEYVELDPKAREKFINEKTKPLLEDVRNGLAGLENFSAEEIEKVFMAMVERHNTKLGKIAQPVRVAITGNTVSPGIFEVLEIIGKERAIKRLDRAIEGI
- the ribD gene encoding bifunctional diaminohydroxyphosphoribosylaminopyrimidine deaminase/5-amino-6-(5-phosphoribosylamino)uracil reductase RibD; translation: MTDRDYIRRTIRLAKKAAGRTSPNPMVGAIIVKAGRIIAEDFHRVPGTPHAEALVLAEAGSRAKGSVLYVNLEPCCHTNKRTPPCTKAIIAAGVKKVVVAMEDPNPQVSGKGVKKLRNAGIEVVTGVLDDEAGRLNEAYVKFITKRVPFVTLKVAMTLDGKIAMPSGESKWITGERARRYVHRMRSSVDAVITAIGTVLADDPELTARFRGARNPMRVVIDPELKMPENARILDIPPQTVIVTGDGKSKRLDELRSKGVKLLLYKKRLHLRWLMERLGGMDVTSVMIEGGSSLASHALEDGVVDKVVFFIAPKIIGGRDSFPAVGGNPCASLRDAYRLKDIKVRTIGEDILVEGYVER
- the murQ gene encoding N-acetylmuramic acid 6-phosphate etherase, encoding MSTEDLNPSAIEIDLLSVEEIIHIMNEENLAAVQAVNKAGDSISSAVKDAVITIKSGGRLVYVGAGTSGRLGILDASEIPPTFGEAPGVIKAVMAGGEAALTTSVEGAEDNRLAGKHAVADITARDMLLGISASGKTPFVLSALMEGKDQGARCWLLTCNDIEYDFLDGVIKVIVGPEIVAGSTRLKAGTATKMVLNMISTTAMVKLGKVYKGYMIDVVPSNRKLKDRAVRIIMDLTGCSREEAGTLLQSSGGNAKTAVLMYLKGLDYDNARRLLNESGGSLRKALL